The following nucleotide sequence is from Spirochaetota bacterium.
TGTTCTGCGGATCTGGAATAGTCGGTATTGAAGCAATAAGTAGGGGAGCAAGTTATGTATGCTTCGTTGAAAAATCTAACAATCTCACCAGACAATTAACTAAAAATCTATCATCACTAGGAATTAATAATTCAAGTTATTCACTAATAACTAACACTTGGAGTAGTGCAATCAAATTACTTGAA
It contains:
- a CDS encoding RsmD family RNA methyltransferase; the protein is MLRISGGYLKGRYIVVKSNSLKPTSETVRQALFNSIDVVSSSFLDMFCGSGIVGIEAISRGASYVCFVEKSNNLTRQLTKNLSSLGINNSSYSLITNTWSSAIKLLE